In Thermococcus zilligii AN1, a genomic segment contains:
- a CDS encoding DUF58 domain-containing protein — protein sequence MRPELTERAAETLLAMWTIAILSFVFLRWELVYLTLPFLWVFFVALFFFRPVISIEVERRIPHSRILEGETAEIVLRIKSSVRMPSLKVIEDLPEGLELIQGSKEHVLSLGSGEEKEIKYLVRVRRGIHEFKGVWVSYRDPFGFFKLDRFIEHYTELIGMPIIEDVPTPYSTKGTKVTTGPLPSPRVGEGVEFHAIREYRPGDPIKVINWKATAKMGKIMSNEYESERKVDVIFIVDASYKSEGVFDHLIRGAASLMLNALNDGTSFGLLLAEAVPLWVRIDYGKRHFFKCVDFLSTARPDRNNMIAYQVEHLIRSRFPPRAQLVYFSTLSTEESREALRTMAAYGYRVVVVSPNPYSVFTPGSREEELALKLLDLKRKAHLRKLAAHGIIIDWDVKKPLKAAIGEVMGR from the coding sequence ATGAGACCCGAGCTCACCGAGAGGGCGGCGGAAACTCTTCTGGCCATGTGGACGATAGCGATCCTTTCCTTTGTCTTCCTTAGATGGGAGCTGGTTTACCTCACACTCCCCTTCCTCTGGGTCTTCTTTGTGGCGCTTTTCTTCTTCAGGCCGGTGATAAGCATCGAGGTGGAAAGGAGAATCCCCCACAGCAGGATCCTCGAGGGAGAAACCGCCGAGATCGTCCTGAGGATAAAGTCCAGCGTCAGGATGCCGAGCCTCAAGGTCATCGAGGACCTCCCCGAGGGGCTGGAGCTCATACAGGGTAGCAAAGAGCACGTGCTCTCCCTGGGGAGTGGAGAGGAAAAGGAGATAAAATACCTGGTGCGCGTTAGGAGGGGAATCCACGAGTTCAAAGGCGTATGGGTCAGCTACCGCGACCCCTTCGGCTTCTTCAAGCTCGACCGATTCATAGAGCACTACACCGAGCTGATAGGGATGCCGATCATAGAGGACGTCCCCACACCTTACTCGACGAAGGGGACCAAGGTAACCACAGGGCCCCTGCCCTCCCCGAGGGTGGGAGAGGGAGTGGAGTTTCACGCGATAAGGGAATACAGGCCCGGCGATCCAATCAAGGTAATCAACTGGAAGGCAACCGCAAAGATGGGAAAGATCATGTCCAACGAGTACGAGAGCGAGAGGAAGGTCGACGTGATATTCATAGTCGATGCCTCATACAAAAGCGAGGGGGTTTTTGACCACCTCATCAGGGGTGCGGCATCCCTCATGCTAAACGCCCTCAACGACGGCACCAGCTTCGGCCTCCTCTTAGCGGAAGCGGTCCCCCTGTGGGTCAGAATCGACTACGGCAAGAGGCACTTCTTCAAATGCGTTGACTTCCTCAGCACGGCGAGGCCAGACAGGAACAACATGATAGCCTACCAGGTGGAGCACCTCATACGCTCCCGCTTCCCGCCGAGGGCACAGCTCGTGTACTTCTCGACACTCTCAACGGAAGAGAGCAGGGAAGCCCTGAGGACCATGGCCGCCTACGGCTACCGCGTCGTCGTGGTGTCCCCCAATCCCTACAGCGTTTTCACGCCCGGGAGCAGGGAAGAGGAGCTCGCCCTCAAGCTCCTCGACCTCAAGAGGAAGGCCCACCTGAGGAAGCTGGCGGCCCACGGGATAATAATCGACTGGGACGTCAAAAAGCCCCTCAAAGCAGCGATAGGGGAGGTGATGGGGAGATGA